In the Lampris incognitus isolate fLamInc1 chromosome 11, fLamInc1.hap2, whole genome shotgun sequence genome, one interval contains:
- the tmem41aa gene encoding transmembrane protein 41A-A, with protein MRSLAGLIAVVAAATLYLYFLSLHLPAAPPLLRPGAPHQDGGTADTTPPGDSSEGQRSRLKFPADLEELRELAELLHFYKTEHTGYVLLLFCSAYLYKQSFAIPGSSFLNILAGALFGPHEGLLLACVLTTAGSTMCYLLSRAFGKHHIVNLFPDKVSMLQRKVEENQDCLFFFLLFLRFFPMTPNWFLNMSAPIVNIPVMFFFCSVFIGLLPYNFICVQTGVMLSEVSSLDDLFSWARLLQLLAIACVALLPGVLIRHYSQSRLKLDGPITKKKIQ; from the exons ATGCGCTCCCTCGCGGGTTTGATCGCCGTCGTCGCTGCCGCCACCTTGTATCTGTACTTCCTGTCCTTACACCTCCCCGCAGCACCGCCGCTGCTGCGGCCCGGCGCTCCACACCAGGATGGGGGCACGGCAGACACCACTCCACCCGGTGACTCTTCCGAAGGACAACGCAGCAG GCTGAAGTTCCCGGCGGACCTGGAGGAGCTGAGGGAGCTGGCGGAGCTGCTGCACTTCTACAAGACGGAGCACACAGGATACGTCCTGCTGCTCTTCTGCAGCGCCTATCTCTACAAGCAGTCCTTTGCCATCCCCGGCTCATCGTTCCTG AACATCCTTGCAGGGGCTCTCTTTGGACCACACGAAGGGCTGCTGCTGGCTTGTGTGCTCACCACTGCAGGCTCCACCATGTGCTATCTGCTGTCCCGAGCCTTTGGGAAACACCACATCGTCAACCTCTTCCCTGACAAGGTCTCAATGCTGCAGAGGAAG GTGGAGGAGAACCAGGACTGTTTGTTCTTCTtcctgctcttcctgaggttcttTCCCATGACCCCCAACTGGTTCCTAAACATGTCCGCCCCCATCGTCAACATCCCTGTCATGTTCTTCTTCTGTTCCGTCTTTATCG GCCTTCTGCCATACAACTTCATCTGCGTCCAGACGGGCGTCATGCTGTCTGAGGTGTCGTCTCTGGACGACCTTTTCTCATGGGCgcggctgctgcagctgctggccATCGCCTGTGTGGCCCTGCTGCCTGGGGTCCTTATACGACACTACAGCCAGAGCCGGCTCAAGCTGGATGGGCCCATCAccaagaagaagatccagtga